The proteins below are encoded in one region of Hordeum vulgare subsp. vulgare chromosome 3H, MorexV3_pseudomolecules_assembly, whole genome shotgun sequence:
- the LOC123443056 gene encoding transcription termination factor MTERF15, mitochondrial-like gives MLRLRSRVPSHILSSPSTSPGPPLRRLLSAAAPVLFPNPGFVVEDYLVSTCGLTRAQSIKASAKLSHLKSPAKPDAVLAFLVGLGLSGDDVAAVVAKDPKFLCSGVERTLAPVVAGLSGLGLSRSEVALLVSLAPDNFRCRPIVSKLRYCLPLFGSSENLLRAARHDASILSLRPERTAKPNIAFLQECGLSACDIAKLCGCVPRLLITNLERVREMVTLADGLGVPRGSGMFRHALQAVAFFSDKKMAATVDQLKKTLRWSDAEVRIALPKAPFVLRKPKESLQRRSEFLISEVGFEPAYIAHRPIMLCYSIEGRLRPRYYVVKFLKENGLLKRNPSYFTIFKMGEKLFVEKYICPHKEAAPYLVEDYADACRGEVPSRLMSA, from the coding sequence ATGCTCAGGCTACGTAGCCGCGTCCCCTCCCATATCCTGTCATCTCCGTCCACCTCGCCCGGACCCCCTCTCCGCCGCCTCCTCTCCGCCGCAGCGCCCGTCCTTTTCCCAAATCCTGGCTTCGTTGTCGAGGACTACCTCGTCTCCACCTGCGGCCTCACACGAGCGCAGTCCATCAAGGCATCCGCCAAGCTCTCCCACCTCAAGTCCCCCGCCAAGCCCGACGCCGTCCTCGCCTTCCTTGTCGGCCTCGGCCTCTCCGGCGACGATGTAGCCGCGGTCGTCGCCAAGGACCCCAAGTTCCTCTGCAGCGGCGTGGAAAGAACCTTGGCCCCCGTCGTCGCGGGTCTCAGCGGCCTCGGTCTGTCCCGTTCCGAGGTCGCGCTCCTCGTCTCGCTTGCCCCTGACAATTTCCGCTGTAGACCCATCGTCTCCAAGCTGCGGTACTGCTTGCCCCTCTTCGGGTCCTCTGAGAACCTACTCCGGGCGGCCAGGCATGACGCCAGTATTCTTAGTCTCAGACCCGAGAGGACAGCGAAGCCCAACATCGCGTTCCTTCAAGAGTGCGGCCTAAGTGCTTGTGATATTGCCAAGCTATGCGGCTGTGTTCCACGGCTGCTCATCACCAACCTGGAGCGTGTCCGGGAAATGGTGACATTGGCCGACGGTCTTGGTGTGCCCCGAGGCTCTGGAATGTTTAGGCATGCTCTGCAGGCTGTCGCATTCTTCAGCGATAAAAAGATGGCAGCCACAGTAGATCAGCTGAAGAAGACGTTAAGGTGGTCGGATGCCGAGGTGAGAATTGCTCTGCCAAAGGCCCCGTTTGTGCTAAGGAAGCCAAAAGAATCGCTGCAGCGCAGGTCCGAGTTCCTCATCTCCGAGGTGGGGTTCGAACCGGCCTACATTGCTCATCGGCCAATAATGCTCTGTTACAGCATAGAGGGCCGGCTCAGGCCCCGGTACTACGTTGTAAAGTTTCTCAAGGAAAATGGATTGCTCAAACGCAACCCAAGCTACTTCACAATTTTCAAGATGGGTGAGAAGTTATTCGTGGAGAAGTACATATGCCCTCACAAGGAAGCTGCACCCTACCTTGTTGAGGACTATGCAGACGCTTGCAGAGGGGAAGTGCCCTCTAGACTGATGTCTGCATGA
- the LOC123443055 gene encoding phosphoenolpyruvate/phosphate translocator 3, chloroplastic-like, with product MQRAAASLASSRSAAAWACTSTTSRHAGTGASYYARRDAVVPLRIRGQEQPPAALPMSLSLLSRRRPARTAKAAAAAAELTPSADEVAAGGGIAGTVQLGAMIVAWYLLNIYFNIYNKQVLQVLPLPLPYTITAFQLAFGSLVIFFMWAARLHPVPKLSAAQLAKIAPLAAGHMLGTVFTNMSLGKVAVSFTHTVKASEPFFTVLLSAFFLGEVPSPLVLGSLVPIVGGVALASLTEVSFNWAGFWSAMASNLLNQTRNVLSKRLLGGEEEEFMDDINLFSVITVLSFLLSVPLMLFAEGVKFSPAFLQSTGLNLQELCVRAALAGLCFHGYQKLSYMILARVSPVTHSVANCVKRVVVIVSSVLFFRTPISPVNALGTGAALAGVYLYSRLKKTKPKS from the exons ATGCAGCGCGCGGCGgcctccctcgcctcctcccgCTCAGCGGCCGCCTGGGCGTGCACCTCCACCACCTCGCGCCATGCCGGCACCGGCGCCTCCTACTACGCGCGCCGCGACGCCGTCGTGCCTCTCCGAATTCGCGGTCAGGAACAGCCGCCCGCCGCCCTCCCCATGTCCCTGTCGCTGCTCTCGCGGAGACGGCcagcgcggacggcaaaggcggcggctgctgcggCGGAGCTGACCCCGTCGGCGGACGAGGTGGCCGCGGGCGGCGGCATTGCCGGCACGGTGCAGCTCGGCGCCATGATCGTCGCATGGTACCTCCTCAACATCTACTTCAACATCTACAACAAGCAG GTCCTCCAGGTGCTGCCATTGCCGCTCCCCTACACCATCACCGCCTTCCAGCTCGCCTTCGGCTCGCTCGTCATCTTCTTCATGTGGGCCGCTAGGCTCCACCCCGTGCCCAAGCTCTCCGCCGCACAG CTGGCCAAGATCGCGCCGCTGGCCGCCGGGCACATGCTGGGCACGGTGTTCACCAACATGAGCCTGGGCAAGGTGGCCGTCTCCTTCACGCACACCGTCAAGGCGTCGGAGCCCTTCTTCACCGTCCTGCTCTCCGCCTTCTTCCTCGGCGAGGTGCCGTCGCCGCTGGTGCTGGGCTCGCTGGTGCCCATCGTCGGCGGCGTCGCCCTGGCGTCGCTGACCGAGGTCTCTTTCAACTG GGCCGGATTCTGGAGCGCCATGGCGTCGAATCTGCTCAACCAGACCAGGAATGTGCTCAGCAAGCGGCTCCTCGGCGGCGAAGAG GAGGAGTTCATGGACGACATAAACCTCTTCTCGGTGATCACAGTGCTGTCCTTCCTGCTGTCCGTCCCTCTGATGCTCTTTGCAGAAGGGGTCAAGTTCTCCCCAGCGTTCCTCCAGAGCACC GGCCTGAACCTGCAGGAGCTGTGCGTGAGGGCGGCACTGGCCGGCCTCTGCTTCCATGGCTACCAGAAG CTGTCGTACATGATCCTGGCGAGGGTGTCGCCCGTGACCCACTCCGTGGCCAACTGCGTCAAGCGAGTGGTGGTCATCGTCTCTTCCGTCCTCTTCTTCCGGACGCCCATCTCCCCTGTCAATGCACTGG GGACTGGTGCAGCACTGGCGGGAGTTTACCTGTACTCCAGGCTCAAGAAAACGAAGCCCAAGAGTTGA
- the LOC123443054 gene encoding DEAD-box ATP-dependent RNA helicase 14 isoform X6, with protein MRVPPDHSKRHTESAGNRMQNAPFADHKARNDPSFEQRPSAGVNPAPMPSTNPAPQAANGNMSVDAYRKKHEITIICPGREAPPPFMSFQSTGFPSEILREVQQAGFSAPSPIQAQSWPIALKGSDIVAVAKTGSGKTLGYLLPGFILVKNLRHNSRDGPTVLVLSPTRELATQIQDEAIKFGRSSRISSTCLYGGAPKGPQLRDLERGADIVVATPGRLNDILEMGKVSLRQVAYLVLDEADRMLDMGFEPQIRKIVKQVQPKRQTLMFTATWPREVRKIASDLLTNPVQVNIGNTDELVANKSITQYVEVTTSMEKGRRLDQILRQQEPGSKVIIFCSTKRMCDQLSRNLSRQYGASAIHGDKSQAERDSVLSEFRTGRCPILVATDVAARGLDVKDIRVVVNYDFPTGVEDYVHRIGRTGRAGASGIAYTFFCDQDSKYASDLVKILEGANQAVSPELRAMVGRGGYGGRGPRRWASSNDSYGGHGAYGSQTRDGPSFQSSFNNSSSGNQYGGAPSFTSSNNNQTSVAANLPVSGSSGEGLSFHARFYSSSSRGGDRARSRSPPKAVGVSNW; from the exons GAG CAGCGCCCTTCAGCTGGAGTAAATCCTGCCCCCATGCCTTCTACTAACCCAGCTCCGCAGGCTGCCAATGGAAACATGTCGGTAGATGCATACCGTAAAAAGCACGAGATTACTATTATT TGCCCGGGAAGGGAAGCTCCACCGCCATTCATGTCGTTTCAGTCCACTGGCTTCCCATCGGAGATTCTAAGGGAG GTGCAGCAAGCAGGATTCTCTGCACCAAGTCCTATCCAAGCTCAATCGTGGCCGATTGCTCTAAAAGGTAGTGATATTGTAGCTGTGGCGAAGACAGGTTCTGGAAAAACCCTGGGTTATCTACTCCCAGGGTTTATACTTGTTAAGAACCTACGACACAATTCAAGGGACGGGCCAACCGTGTTAGTTCTGTCTCCAACTAGGGAATTGGCAACACAGATTCAAGATGAAGCAATCAAGTTTGGTAGATCATCAAGAATTTCATCTACT tgTCTATATGGTGGTGCTCCAAAAGGCCCTCAGCTAAGAGATTTAGAGCGTGGTGCTGACATTGTTGTTGCAACTCCTGGAAGACTGAATGATATTCTAGAAATGGGAAAAGTGAGCCTGCGTCAAGTAGCATATCTTGTTCTTGATGAAGCTGACCGAATGCTTGATATGGGTTTTGAGCCACAAATAAGAAAAATTGTGAAACAAGTGCAACCTAAACGACAAACTCTTATGTTCACTGCCACTTGGCCCAGAGAGGTGAGGAAAATAGCTTCAGATTTGCTCACTAACCCTGTCCAGGTTAACATTGGGAACACTGATGAGCTGGTTGCAAATAAGTCAATCACTCAG TATGTGGAAGTTACCACATCTATGGAGAAAGGGAGGCGTCTTGATCAGATCTTGAGACAACAGGAGCCTGGATCGAAGGTCATTATATTTTGCTCCACGAAGAGGATGTGTGATCAGCTGTCTCGAAACCTATCACGGCAGTATGGTGCTTCTGCTATTCATGGTGATAAATCACAGGCTGAGAGGGACTCTGTGTTGAGTGAATTTCGAACTGGCAGGTGCCCAATTCTTGTAGCCACTGATGTGGCCGCTCGAGGTTTGGATGTAAAGGATATCAG AGTTGTTGTTAACTATGATTTCCCAACGGGCGTTGAGGACTATGTCCATAGAATTGGGAGGACAGGCCGGGCTGGTGCGTCTGGAATTGCATACACATTCTTCTGTGATCAGGATTCTAAGTATGCTTCAGATCTTGTGAAGATTTTGGAGGGTGCGAACCAAGCTGTTTCACCGGAGTTACGAGCTATGGTCGGCCGTGGAGGGTATGGTGGCAGGGGGCCACGGCGGTGGGCATCTTCTAATGATTCCTATGGTGGCCACGGAGCTTATGGCAGCCAGACTAGGGATGGCCCAAGCTTTCAGTCAAG CTTCAATAACAGCAGCAGTGGCAATCAGTATGGTGGCGCTCCAAGCTTCACCAG CAGTAACAACAATCAGACCAGTGTCGCTGCAAATTTACCTGTCAG TGGCAGCTCTGGTGAAGGTCTCAGCTTTCATGCTAG GTTCTATAGCTCTTCTTCCCGTGGTGGTGATCGTGCTAGgagcaggagccctcccaaggccGTGGGGGTTTCCAATTGGTAA